Proteins encoded in a region of the Deltaproteobacteria bacterium genome:
- a CDS encoding response regulator, whose amino-acid sequence MKSNVLIVDDQPENLVAIDAILAPLGETVFSAGSGKEALRLVLDQDFAAIVLDIRMPGMDGFDTASLIRGRARSQATPILFVSAMNADREALLAGYRLGAVEFAFKPLDPEVLRSKVAGYVELHRLKQRAAAHERDLRGLFVNNADGTLVVDAGGTIAFVNPAAERLLNRSAEQLLRTPFAFPMRGDQPAEIEIPQARGLPRSAEMRVVPTTWEDKRAWVVSLRDVTHLKQAARWERLTSDVLALLNAPDSETEALRGVLQLVKDCFGIEAVALRLRAGEDFPVGEAIGFPEHLPRTNCPLFLRDAQGVIVRDAKGNPVPVCLCGQVIGGGAAPRAPRFTEGGSFWRNSSAERWASITEGGLQDRACSSCRGEGYESIALIPVHAGTQSLGLLQLVDSRRYLLTPEMILFLEGLCARVGAALARGRAEAALHDSEKRYRELFEFNETLLRSLPFPMEIVDHEGRVLFTNERFQQLTASWQPGERRWARTADTQHPREGRPGELGLTIGQSTSLEVSDLYGGRTFEILYTGITFQDQPAVLEIFRDVTETRRLQAQLAQADRLTTMGTLAASVAHEINNPLSFVLCNIQTISEELPELTEAMRRCHRALCSHTDPDTVRDLLGAGEEFFTPERLGDVAERVGDALSGTLRIREIARGLGTFSRVERTELAPVSLHQAIEHAITLAFNEIKYRARLVKDLGSPPMVLASDGKLSQVFLNLLLNAAHAIDEGRVEQNEIRIRTWTEGDEVLAEVSDTGKGIANEHRGKIFEPFFTTKGVGAGTGLGLSICRAIITGFGGEIGFTSELGQRTRFRIRLARAPDDWRAPHEAEPEKTRAQPTIRGRILVVDDEAGVRAAIVRILQGEHEVLTASCGQEAQALLRRDRGFDLVYCDLMMPAMSGMELHAWLAAEDAALARHVVFVTGGAFTPGASEYLAKVGNLRVDKPFDRVDFVKLTRSLVLAAKGKSAR is encoded by the coding sequence ATGAAGAGCAACGTCCTCATCGTGGACGACCAGCCCGAGAACCTCGTCGCCATCGACGCCATTCTCGCGCCTCTCGGAGAAACGGTCTTTTCGGCCGGGTCCGGAAAGGAGGCCCTGAGGCTCGTCCTCGACCAGGACTTCGCGGCGATCGTGCTGGACATCCGGATGCCGGGGATGGACGGCTTCGACACAGCGAGCCTCATCCGCGGACGGGCCAGGTCCCAGGCCACCCCCATCCTCTTCGTCTCTGCCATGAATGCCGACCGGGAGGCCTTGCTCGCGGGCTATCGCCTGGGCGCCGTCGAGTTCGCGTTCAAGCCGCTGGACCCGGAGGTGTTGCGGTCGAAGGTCGCGGGGTACGTGGAGCTGCATCGGCTGAAGCAGCGCGCCGCGGCGCACGAGCGGGACCTGCGCGGGCTGTTCGTCAACAACGCCGACGGCACCCTCGTGGTGGACGCCGGCGGGACGATCGCCTTCGTGAATCCCGCGGCAGAGCGGCTCCTGAACCGGAGCGCCGAACAGCTGCTACGTACCCCCTTTGCGTTTCCGATGCGTGGCGACCAGCCGGCCGAGATCGAGATCCCGCAGGCTCGGGGCCTCCCGCGGTCCGCCGAGATGCGGGTCGTCCCCACGACGTGGGAGGACAAGAGGGCCTGGGTCGTGTCGCTGCGGGATGTCACCCACCTCAAGCAGGCCGCGCGCTGGGAGCGTTTGACGAGCGACGTGCTCGCGCTCCTGAACGCCCCCGACAGCGAGACGGAGGCGCTTCGCGGCGTGCTGCAGCTCGTGAAGGACTGCTTCGGCATCGAGGCCGTGGCCCTCCGCCTCCGGGCCGGGGAGGACTTCCCCGTCGGTGAGGCGATCGGCTTTCCGGAACATCTTCCGCGCACGAATTGCCCGTTGTTCCTGCGCGACGCGCAGGGGGTCATCGTCCGCGACGCGAAGGGGAACCCGGTCCCGGTCTGCCTGTGCGGCCAGGTCATCGGTGGGGGGGCCGCCCCGCGGGCTCCTCGCTTCACGGAGGGGGGCAGCTTCTGGCGCAACAGCTCCGCCGAGCGCTGGGCCTCGATCACCGAGGGTGGTCTACAGGATCGCGCGTGTTCCAGCTGCCGCGGCGAAGGGTACGAGTCCATCGCGCTCATTCCCGTGCACGCGGGTACGCAGAGCCTCGGGCTCTTGCAGCTCGTCGACAGTCGGCGATACCTGCTCACGCCGGAGATGATCCTCTTCCTCGAGGGACTCTGCGCGCGCGTCGGGGCGGCGCTTGCGCGCGGCAGGGCCGAGGCCGCGCTGCACGACAGCGAGAAGAGATACCGAGAGCTCTTCGAGTTCAACGAAACCCTGCTCCGAAGCCTCCCGTTCCCCATGGAGATCGTCGACCACGAGGGGCGCGTCCTCTTCACGAACGAGCGGTTCCAGCAGTTGACCGCTTCGTGGCAGCCAGGAGAGCGGCGCTGGGCGCGCACCGCCGACACGCAGCACCCCCGCGAGGGCCGTCCGGGCGAGCTTGGACTAACCATCGGTCAGAGCACCTCGCTGGAGGTTTCCGACCTCTATGGAGGGAGGACCTTCGAGATCCTCTACACGGGCATAACGTTCCAGGACCAACCGGCAGTCCTGGAGATCTTTCGCGACGTGACCGAGACGAGGCGGCTGCAGGCGCAGCTCGCCCAGGCAGACCGGCTCACGACGATGGGAACCCTTGCCGCGAGCGTGGCCCACGAAATCAATAACCCCCTGTCCTTCGTGCTCTGCAACATCCAGACGATCTCCGAGGAGCTGCCCGAGCTGACCGAGGCCATGCGGAGGTGTCACCGCGCCTTGTGCTCCCACACCGACCCCGACACGGTCCGGGACCTGCTCGGAGCCGGCGAGGAGTTCTTCACGCCGGAGAGGCTCGGCGACGTCGCCGAGCGGGTCGGGGATGCCCTGTCGGGAACGCTCCGCATCCGGGAGATCGCACGAGGGCTGGGGACCTTCTCGCGAGTGGAACGAACGGAGCTCGCACCGGTCAGCCTGCACCAGGCCATCGAGCACGCGATCACCCTGGCGTTCAACGAGATCAAGTACCGGGCGCGGCTGGTCAAGGACCTCGGTTCGCCACCCATGGTCCTGGCCTCGGACGGCAAGCTGTCGCAGGTGTTCCTGAACCTGCTTCTCAACGCCGCACACGCCATCGATGAGGGTCGCGTCGAGCAGAACGAGATACGGATCCGGACCTGGACCGAGGGGGACGAGGTCCTTGCCGAGGTGAGTGACACCGGCAAGGGCATCGCGAACGAGCATCGGGGAAAGATCTTCGAGCCCTTCTTCACCACCAAGGGCGTTGGCGCCGGGACGGGCCTCGGTCTGTCGATCTGCCGCGCCATCATCACGGGCTTCGGCGGAGAGATCGGCTTCACGAGCGAGCTGGGCCAGCGGACGCGTTTCCGGATTCGGCTCGCGCGGGCACCTGACGACTGGAGAGCGCCGCACGAGGCCGAGCCGGAGAAGACTCGGGCCCAGCCGACGATCCGGGGGCGGATTCTCGTCGTGGACGACGAGGCCGGGGTCCGCGCGGCCATCGTACGTATCCTTCAAGGAGAACACGAGGTGCTCACGGCGTCCTGCGGGCAAGAAGCCCAGGCGCTCTTGCGAAGGGATCGCGGGTTCGATCTCGTCTACTGCGACCTGATGATGCCCGCGATGTCGGGAATGGAGCTGCATGCCTGGCTGGCGGCCGAGGACGCGGCTCTCGCCAGACACGTCGTCTTCGTCACAGGCGGTGCGTTCACCCCGGGAGCCTCGGAGTACCTCGCCAAGGTCGGCAATCTCCGCGTGGACAAGCCCTTCGACCGGGTGGATTTCGTGAAGCTCACGAGGAGCCTCGTTCTGGCCGCTAAGGGGAAGTCCGCCCGCTGA